A genomic stretch from Arachis stenosperma cultivar V10309 chromosome 3, arast.V10309.gnm1.PFL2, whole genome shotgun sequence includes:
- the LOC130966436 gene encoding protein CASP-like isoform X3 — MKVELEEFRTEATHLKNQQATIRRLEERNRQLEQQMEEKVKEIVEIKQRSLAEENQKTLEVLKEREQLLQDQLQSAKESVSNMQKIHELAQNQLFELRAQSEEERAAKQSEVNLLMDEVDRAQTMLFSLEREKGVLRSQLQTANENTEMKNRDNLDSNSALENSLIAKEKLISELNMELHNIETTLSKEREEHMNDIKKFTAMLNEKEATLEAMKRDLQARPTEKMVDDLRKKVKILQAVGYNSIEAEDWEVATSGEEMSKMESLLLDKNRKMEHELTQLKVKLSEKSSSLETAQEKIKEFTEKMNEQQKLIQKLEDDISKGYSSNPKYHKGTFLDDWDLSEAGRGEVSESSDQRHVSVDQDQNSMLKVICNQRDRFRARLRETEEEIRQLKEKIGALTVELEKTKADNVKLYGKIRYVHDYNTEKVVSRGSKKYAEDLESGFTSDVESKYRKIYEDDINPFAAFSKRERDQRYKELGFRDRITLSSGRFLLGNKYARTFAFFYTIGLHVLVFTCLYRMSALSYLSHGSEESLIGDKNIDLPRGH, encoded by the exons ATGAAAGTTGAGCTTGAGGAATTCAGAACAGAGGCAACTCACTTGAAGAATCAGCAGGCCACAATACGAAGGCTTGAAGAGCGAAATCGGCAATTGGAGCAGCAG ATGGAAGAGAAAGTAAAAGAAATTGTGGAGATCAAGCAACGCAGTCTAGCGGAAGAGAACCAGAAAACATTAGAAGTTTTAAAAGAAAG GGAACAGTTATTGCAAGATCAGCTGCAGAGTGCTAAAGAAAGTGTTTCCAATATGCAGAAAATACATGAACTTGCCCAAAATCAGTTGTTTGAACTCCGTGCTCAATCTG AGGAAGAGAGGGCAGCTAAGCAATCAGAGGTTAATCTCCTCATGGATGAGGTTGACCGAGCACAAACAATGCTTTTTAgtttagagagagagaag GGGGTTCTCCGATCCCAGTTACAAACAGCAAATGAAAATACAGAAATGAAGAATAG AGATAATTTGGACTCAAATAGTGCACTTGAAAACTCTTTAATTGCCAAAGAGAAGTTAATATCTGAATTGAACATGGAGCTACACAATATTGAAACAACCTTGTCAAAAGAACGAGAAGAGCACATGAATGACATAAAGAAATTTACTGCAATGCTCAACGAAAAG GAAGCTACTCTGGAGGCAATGAAGAGAGATCTTCAGGCAAGGCCAACAGAAAAGATGGTTGATGATTTGCGTAAGAAAGTGAAGATTTTGCAG GCAGTGGGTTATAATTCAATTGAGGCTGAAGACTGGGAAGTGGCAACCAGTGGGGAGGAGATGAGCAAGATGGAATCTCTTCTTCTTGATAAGAACCGTAAAATGGAACATGAGCTAACACAGTTGAAG GTCAAACTTTCAGAGAAATCATCTTCACTAGAGACGGCACAAGAGAAGATAAAAGAATTTACGGAAAAGATGAATGAACAACAAAAACTGATACAGAAGTTGGAAGATGATATTTCTAAG GGTTATAGTTCCAATCCAAAATATCATAAAGGAACTTTCCTCGATGATTGGGATCTATCAGAGGCTGGACGAGGGGAGGTGTCTGAG AGTTCAGATCAAAGACATGTATCCGTAGACCAAGATCAGAACTCAATGCTTAAAGTGATCTGTAATCAAAGAGATCGATTTAGGGCACGCTTACGAGAGACAGAAGAG GAAATAAGGCAGTTGAAGGAGAAGATTGGGGCATTAACGGTGGAGCTGGAAAAGACGAAAGCAGATAATGTCAAATTATATGGGAAGATTCGTTATGTTCATGATTACAATACTGAGAAAGTGGTTTCCAGGGGTTCTAAGAAG TATGCAGAAGACCTTGAAAGTGGTTTCACTTCAGATGTTGAATCTAAATACAGGAAGATATACGAGGATGATATAAATCCCTTTGCTGCATTCTCAAAAAGA GAAAGGGATCAAAGATACAAGGAGCTGGGATTCAGGGACAGAATTACACTCAGCAGTGGACGCTTTCTTCTTGGTAACAA GTATGCCCGGACTTTTGCATTCTTTTACACCATTGGATTGCATGTATTAGTCTTCACCTGTCTTTATCGAATGTCAGCTTTGAGCTATCTAAG CCATGGCTCAGAGGAATCCCTGATTGGAGACAAAAACATTGATCTTCCACGCGGACACTAA
- the LOC130966436 gene encoding protein CASP-like isoform X1 — protein sequence MEFAPLQGGSERGNKANSPISVVSAFWKDFDLEKEKSILDEQGLRIAENQENSQKNRRKLAESTRDFKKAPTEEKLGLFNTLLKGYQEEVDNLTKRAKFGENAFLNIYQKIYEAPDPYPSIASVAEQDLKLSELESENRKMKVELEEFRTEATHLKNQQATIRRLEERNRQLEQQMEEKVKEIVEIKQRSLAEENQKTLEVLKEREQLLQDQLQSAKESVSNMQKIHELAQNQLFELRAQSEEERAAKQSEVNLLMDEVDRAQTMLFSLEREKGVLRSQLQTANENTEMKNRDNLDSNSALENSLIAKEKLISELNMELHNIETTLSKEREEHMNDIKKFTAMLNEKEATLEAMKRDLQARPTEKMVDDLRKKVKILQAVGYNSIEAEDWEVATSGEEMSKMESLLLDKNRKMEHELTQLKVKLSEKSSSLETAQEKIKEFTEKMNEQQKLIQKLEDDISKGYSSNPKYHKGTFLDDWDLSEAGRGEVSESSDQRHVSVDQDQNSMLKVICNQRDRFRARLRETEEEIRQLKEKIGALTVELEKTKADNVKLYGKIRYVHDYNTEKVVSRGSKKYAEDLESGFTSDVESKYRKIYEDDINPFAAFSKRERDQRYKELGFRDRITLSSGRFLLGNKYARTFAFFYTIGLHVLVFTCLYRMSALSYLSHGSEESLIGDKNIDLPRGH from the exons ATGGAGTTTGCACCTCTGCAAGGTGGATCTGAGAGAGGAAATAAAGCCAACTCTCCAATCTCCGTCGTCTCCGCCTTCTGGAAAG ATTTTGACTTGGAAAAGGAGAAATCGATTTTGGATGAACAAGGGCTTCGTATTGCTGAAAACCAGGAAAACAGTCAGAAAAATAGGCGTAAGCTTGCGGAAAGCACTAGAG ATTTTAAGAAAGCTCCAACTGAGGAGAAATTGGGTTTGTTTAATACATTGCTTAAGGGATACCAAGAAGAGGTTGATAATCTTACAAAGAGAGCAAAGTTTGGAGAAAATGCTTTCCTTAACATCTATCAAAAGATCTATGAAGCTCCTGATCCTTACCCATCTATTGCATCAGTTGCT GAGCAAGATCTCAAACTGTCTGAGCTAGAATCTGAGAACCGAAAAATGAAAGTTGAGCTTGAGGAATTCAGAACAGAGGCAACTCACTTGAAGAATCAGCAGGCCACAATACGAAGGCTTGAAGAGCGAAATCGGCAATTGGAGCAGCAG ATGGAAGAGAAAGTAAAAGAAATTGTGGAGATCAAGCAACGCAGTCTAGCGGAAGAGAACCAGAAAACATTAGAAGTTTTAAAAGAAAG GGAACAGTTATTGCAAGATCAGCTGCAGAGTGCTAAAGAAAGTGTTTCCAATATGCAGAAAATACATGAACTTGCCCAAAATCAGTTGTTTGAACTCCGTGCTCAATCTG AGGAAGAGAGGGCAGCTAAGCAATCAGAGGTTAATCTCCTCATGGATGAGGTTGACCGAGCACAAACAATGCTTTTTAgtttagagagagagaag GGGGTTCTCCGATCCCAGTTACAAACAGCAAATGAAAATACAGAAATGAAGAATAG AGATAATTTGGACTCAAATAGTGCACTTGAAAACTCTTTAATTGCCAAAGAGAAGTTAATATCTGAATTGAACATGGAGCTACACAATATTGAAACAACCTTGTCAAAAGAACGAGAAGAGCACATGAATGACATAAAGAAATTTACTGCAATGCTCAACGAAAAG GAAGCTACTCTGGAGGCAATGAAGAGAGATCTTCAGGCAAGGCCAACAGAAAAGATGGTTGATGATTTGCGTAAGAAAGTGAAGATTTTGCAG GCAGTGGGTTATAATTCAATTGAGGCTGAAGACTGGGAAGTGGCAACCAGTGGGGAGGAGATGAGCAAGATGGAATCTCTTCTTCTTGATAAGAACCGTAAAATGGAACATGAGCTAACACAGTTGAAG GTCAAACTTTCAGAGAAATCATCTTCACTAGAGACGGCACAAGAGAAGATAAAAGAATTTACGGAAAAGATGAATGAACAACAAAAACTGATACAGAAGTTGGAAGATGATATTTCTAAG GGTTATAGTTCCAATCCAAAATATCATAAAGGAACTTTCCTCGATGATTGGGATCTATCAGAGGCTGGACGAGGGGAGGTGTCTGAG AGTTCAGATCAAAGACATGTATCCGTAGACCAAGATCAGAACTCAATGCTTAAAGTGATCTGTAATCAAAGAGATCGATTTAGGGCACGCTTACGAGAGACAGAAGAG GAAATAAGGCAGTTGAAGGAGAAGATTGGGGCATTAACGGTGGAGCTGGAAAAGACGAAAGCAGATAATGTCAAATTATATGGGAAGATTCGTTATGTTCATGATTACAATACTGAGAAAGTGGTTTCCAGGGGTTCTAAGAAG TATGCAGAAGACCTTGAAAGTGGTTTCACTTCAGATGTTGAATCTAAATACAGGAAGATATACGAGGATGATATAAATCCCTTTGCTGCATTCTCAAAAAGA GAAAGGGATCAAAGATACAAGGAGCTGGGATTCAGGGACAGAATTACACTCAGCAGTGGACGCTTTCTTCTTGGTAACAA GTATGCCCGGACTTTTGCATTCTTTTACACCATTGGATTGCATGTATTAGTCTTCACCTGTCTTTATCGAATGTCAGCTTTGAGCTATCTAAG CCATGGCTCAGAGGAATCCCTGATTGGAGACAAAAACATTGATCTTCCACGCGGACACTAA
- the LOC130966436 gene encoding protein CASP-like isoform X2 — protein MEFAPLQGGSERGNKANSPISVVSAFWKDFDLEKEKSILDEQGLRIAENQENSQKNRRKLAESTRDFKKAPTEEKLGLFNTLLKGYQEEVDNLTKRAKFGENAFLNIYQKIYEAPDPYPSIASVAEQDLKLSELESENRKMKVELEEFRTEATHLKNQQATIRRLEERNRQLEQQMEEKVKEIVEIKQRSLAEENQKTLEVLKEREQLLQDQLQSAKESVSNMQKIHELAQNQLFELRAQSEEERAAKQSEVNLLMDEVDRAQTMLFSLEREKGVLRSQLQTANENTEMKNRDNLDSNSALENSLIAKEKLISELNMELHNIETTLSKEREEHMNDIKKFTAMLNEKEATLEAMKRDLQARPTEKMVDDLRKKVKILQAVGYNSIEAEDWEVATSGEEMSKMESLLLDKNRKMEHELTQLKVKLSEKSSSLETAQEKIKEFTEKMNEQQKLIQKLEDDISKGYSSNPKYHKGTFLDDWDLSEAGRGEVSESSDQRHVSVDQDQNSMLKVICNQRDRFRARLRETEEEIRQLKEKIGALTVELEKTKADNVKLYGKIRYVHDYNTEKVVSRGSKKYAEDLESGFTSDVESKYRKIYEDDINPFAAFSKRSCMLVRLENDIMSSHQAQVTIFYSLNSRKGIKDTRSWDSGTELHSAVDAFFLVTSMPGLLHSFTPLDCMY, from the exons ATGGAGTTTGCACCTCTGCAAGGTGGATCTGAGAGAGGAAATAAAGCCAACTCTCCAATCTCCGTCGTCTCCGCCTTCTGGAAAG ATTTTGACTTGGAAAAGGAGAAATCGATTTTGGATGAACAAGGGCTTCGTATTGCTGAAAACCAGGAAAACAGTCAGAAAAATAGGCGTAAGCTTGCGGAAAGCACTAGAG ATTTTAAGAAAGCTCCAACTGAGGAGAAATTGGGTTTGTTTAATACATTGCTTAAGGGATACCAAGAAGAGGTTGATAATCTTACAAAGAGAGCAAAGTTTGGAGAAAATGCTTTCCTTAACATCTATCAAAAGATCTATGAAGCTCCTGATCCTTACCCATCTATTGCATCAGTTGCT GAGCAAGATCTCAAACTGTCTGAGCTAGAATCTGAGAACCGAAAAATGAAAGTTGAGCTTGAGGAATTCAGAACAGAGGCAACTCACTTGAAGAATCAGCAGGCCACAATACGAAGGCTTGAAGAGCGAAATCGGCAATTGGAGCAGCAG ATGGAAGAGAAAGTAAAAGAAATTGTGGAGATCAAGCAACGCAGTCTAGCGGAAGAGAACCAGAAAACATTAGAAGTTTTAAAAGAAAG GGAACAGTTATTGCAAGATCAGCTGCAGAGTGCTAAAGAAAGTGTTTCCAATATGCAGAAAATACATGAACTTGCCCAAAATCAGTTGTTTGAACTCCGTGCTCAATCTG AGGAAGAGAGGGCAGCTAAGCAATCAGAGGTTAATCTCCTCATGGATGAGGTTGACCGAGCACAAACAATGCTTTTTAgtttagagagagagaag GGGGTTCTCCGATCCCAGTTACAAACAGCAAATGAAAATACAGAAATGAAGAATAG AGATAATTTGGACTCAAATAGTGCACTTGAAAACTCTTTAATTGCCAAAGAGAAGTTAATATCTGAATTGAACATGGAGCTACACAATATTGAAACAACCTTGTCAAAAGAACGAGAAGAGCACATGAATGACATAAAGAAATTTACTGCAATGCTCAACGAAAAG GAAGCTACTCTGGAGGCAATGAAGAGAGATCTTCAGGCAAGGCCAACAGAAAAGATGGTTGATGATTTGCGTAAGAAAGTGAAGATTTTGCAG GCAGTGGGTTATAATTCAATTGAGGCTGAAGACTGGGAAGTGGCAACCAGTGGGGAGGAGATGAGCAAGATGGAATCTCTTCTTCTTGATAAGAACCGTAAAATGGAACATGAGCTAACACAGTTGAAG GTCAAACTTTCAGAGAAATCATCTTCACTAGAGACGGCACAAGAGAAGATAAAAGAATTTACGGAAAAGATGAATGAACAACAAAAACTGATACAGAAGTTGGAAGATGATATTTCTAAG GGTTATAGTTCCAATCCAAAATATCATAAAGGAACTTTCCTCGATGATTGGGATCTATCAGAGGCTGGACGAGGGGAGGTGTCTGAG AGTTCAGATCAAAGACATGTATCCGTAGACCAAGATCAGAACTCAATGCTTAAAGTGATCTGTAATCAAAGAGATCGATTTAGGGCACGCTTACGAGAGACAGAAGAG GAAATAAGGCAGTTGAAGGAGAAGATTGGGGCATTAACGGTGGAGCTGGAAAAGACGAAAGCAGATAATGTCAAATTATATGGGAAGATTCGTTATGTTCATGATTACAATACTGAGAAAGTGGTTTCCAGGGGTTCTAAGAAG TATGCAGAAGACCTTGAAAGTGGTTTCACTTCAGATGTTGAATCTAAATACAGGAAGATATACGAGGATGATATAAATCCCTTTGCTGCATTCTCAAAAAGA AGCTGTATGTTAGTTAGGTTGGAAAATGATATCATGTCTAGTCATCAAGCCCAGGTCACCATTTTCTATAGTCTCAATTCTCG GAAAGGGATCAAAGATACAAGGAGCTGGGATTCAGGGACAGAATTACACTCAGCAGTGGACGCTTTCTTCTTGGTAACAA GTATGCCCGGACTTTTGCATTCTTTTACACCATTGGATTGCATGTATTAG